Proteins from one Setaria italica strain Yugu1 chromosome V, Setaria_italica_v2.0, whole genome shotgun sequence genomic window:
- the LOC101771507 gene encoding RNA polymerase II transcriptional coactivator KELP — protein MDEATKKKVEETVLGILRGSDMESVTEYKVRSAAAARLGIDLSAPDRKLFVRGVVEGYLTSLSSQEAEEEQQQQGGDGEEAKGDEGEEEEEEEEEEEEGGARKREYDDQGDLILCRLSSKRRVTLSEFKGRTLVSIREFYLKDGKELPSSKGISMTVEQWEAFRNAVPAIEDAIKKLEDSD, from the exons ATGGACGAGGcgacgaagaagaaggtggaggaGACGGTGCTGGGGATCCTGCGGGGCTCCGACATGGAGTCCGTCACGGAGTACAAggtccgctccgccgccgccgcccgcctcggcaTCGACCTCTCCGCCCCTGACCGCAAGCTCTTCGTCCGCGGCGTCGTGGAGGGGTACctcacctccctctcctcccaggaggcggaggaagagcagcagcagcagggcggcgacggcgaggaggcgaaGGGGGAtgagggggaggaagaggaagaggaggaggaggaggaggaagagggaggtgcgcggaagagggaataCGACGACCAGGGGGACCTTATCCTCTGCCGC CTTTCGTCCAAGAGGAGGGTTACGCTGTCGGAGTTCAAGGGCAGGACGCTGGTGTCCATCCGGGAGTTCTACCTGAAGGACGGCAAGGAGCTGCCGAGCAGTAAAG GCATAAGTATGACAGTTGAGCAGTGGGAAGCATTTCGCAATGCTGTACCTGCGATAGAGGATGCCATAAAGAAGCTTGAAGATTCAGACTGA